In the genome of Mangifera indica cultivar Alphonso chromosome 9, CATAS_Mindica_2.1, whole genome shotgun sequence, the window TCCGTCAATCGAAATTGTGGTTGTTGCCagagaagggaaagaaaaaaccaagaggtgaaatgatcatttttaaaactttaggtggagggaaatgttttttttgtaaactaagagggggaaatgtgatgaaattttagagtttttaatatttttaactaaataacatttttatccttaaccttaatagtaaattttaacaaaataatgaatatttgagtttttaaaagttaatatatataagtttgagttttcaccaaactttgggtgggaataactcttttggcctttcatATTAATTGTAGTCCacaaatgagattaaatttccTCTTGCGAGTAATATATTAACattaagagtaatgttatctgtttaaataatatatataattttgtatataaataataatatattattatataattaaataattttaaattaaaaataaaataatattcaattatataataatatattattatttatattaaaattttatttattatttatacatataattttagaaactaaattcgttgaattaaaatcaagagtaaagaaattaatgattaaaaaaaaaatcaaacccatGTGATTTCAATTAATTCGTCTACCACTAGCGTGCCTGTTGCATTCTGAACAAAATATGAGAGTGTAAGGTATCTCCATCGGTTCATAAATGACATATTAAAAGCCACCACTCAGTCCAGGGAAACGTGGAACCATTAAATTGATGGACAGAAATGATTACCCTTTTATTAGGATAATGAAAAGGCCATAGAAATTATATAgatgtaatttaaatatataaaatttatattattatataattaaataattttaaattaaagataaaataatatttaattatatgataataaattattgatatatcaaaattatatatcaaaattatatacatataatattactcattagtaattctatttaacatttttgtttaattattatggtattttagaaatataaaatctcctaaaattgtataaaatattatgaaatttctataaattttaatatattaaaaaataaattaaaataatttaacattttaaattttaaaattgtcttGTCAACCCATTTACCCCATTATACCCATCTCAGAAATTCAAAACATTCTGCTTTTTACCAATTCAATTTCAGAAACTAGGCcttctttcattttaatataaataaattatttatataactaaattaactacaaaacaataatttacaaattaacaaaCCATGATTCATCACAgcacacaaaattttaatttcaaatcttcaaacaatataatgaaatattatgtACTTGGATTAAGATGGTTTTTATATaagatttctttgattttgaactTATGTTTAGATGATGAGATGGATGAAAATATGTTTGAGGGGCTAAGAATCCGAAATTAGAGATGAGAGTAAAACAAGTATTAAGTTGGGTCTTGATTGAATttgtataacaataaaattacgtgtataactttatatacaaataatgatatgttatcatataattaggtgttattttatctttaatttttaactattcaattacatgatgatacgtcattatttgaatacaaaaattatatacataacactagtcatttgtataattataaaaaattgattaaatatatatagtatagttaaaaaatgttgaattaattaatttcccttatcgtttttctattttaatccATGAGGTTACCTCTAACCATTTACATTTCACAAGCATTAATTTTGAGGCCATCACAAGATTGGGTTACCTTCTTCACACCAAACCATTGGTATATTGACCATGTAACTTTCTTATCATGTCAAAGTTCAAGTTAAGAAGCCTATTAGATGCATGCATGCTTGATTAAGATTTGACCACATGGAGAAAGAGAGATTCAAAGCCGGCTTGGTTGACCACCGTCCCAATGGCCTTCAACCcaggtctctctctctctctctctctctctctctctctctctgctaAACTAAAGAACAAACGTAGACTTTCTCTAGgtcaaaatcaaaaattttctatataattgTCCAAAATCTCTCTGTACActtcaatctttctctttttctttcaaatgggTAATGCAATCTGTTCATGTTTCCAGCAAAACTCCATGAGGGATTCGGTGAAGCTTGTCTTTTGGGAAGGAGACACAATGATTCTCAACGGCAAACACGTCGCCGGAGAAATCTTGTATGACTCCCCGGGAAAAATGGTTTGCCGTGCAGATTCCTTCTTCATTGGTCACCCGCTTCCGGCTCTCGCCGTCGACGACGAGCTCATGCCTGGTCAAACGTATTTCGTTCTCCCCATTGATCGTTTTACATGCAACGTTCTTTCAGCTTCAACACTCGCAGCcttcaattcttcttcttcttcgtcttcaaCAGCCAGCCGCAAACGGGTCACCCCCATGATCGAATTCGACCACCACTGCTGTCCCTTCGAATACACAAAGGGTGAAAACGGTAGGGTTTTTATCAAGGTGGTGCCCGAATTCATAATCAGGCTAATACAGAGAAGTAAAGAGTTTGATCATCATGAAGATGGATCCTCCTTCCCGTTGCTTTGCAGCACGCCGGAGTTGAAGAAGCACTACGATCTGCTAGTCGGCTTAAGGGGTCAAGTTTGGTCGCCAAAGCTTGAGCCAATCTCTGAGTACAAAATTAGGTATTCGCCTTGCAGGTTCATAGGGTTGAAGTGGAAACAGCAAGAGAATGCTTgttaatcaatttttctttaatattcttgttattaattataacttAGTGTGATTAATTAAGAAGACATTAGTGATTATTGATCAATATTGATTATAAGTTTTAGCAAGTGTTGATAATACGCTTAGTTTAGTCAAAAGCGTATTCAGACACAACTTAGTTTGTATCTATCTATAATACGCGAGAAGGCTTGTTGataatttacaatatatattttgtggGGGTCTTATGAAATGCCCTGATGCGTAATATGTGGAagggtttattgatatttagCATTAAGTATACGTGTGATACATAAAATCTTAGGTAAATAGAATATTTTTACGtaatttaggtttttcaattcttaaataatttgtttatatatacaaaatattaaatattgttttttcgGACGagtatgaaagataataaataatgacAATGAATAACACAACGAGTTAtattagagaaaaagagaaaataattataatccaataaaaaataacacataaGAGATATTAGTTTAGTTATTGAGTttgatcatcataaaaaatCATCTTATaagtgtttattttattttaaattcaaatcatttaatcatataataatacatattttaaataccCAAATCAGGTATAAGACCAAGAGGAGATGGATTataatgattttgatatttgtAGGTATACGGTCGTCACTTACGTGACTAACTACTAAATTTTGAGACTAAGAATAGATAGTCTATGGTTAACATGTAATTGACtatcaaattttacatttaactTGAGATTTCACGCTTTAGGACAGTTTCGTTTTcgattaataaaaattatcttgataatctgtttttactacttatattattttatttaatttattaataataaaatattatagtaactttatattactaatattgaTACTGCAAATAATATACGTGATAAtctgattaattaaaaaattatcaagataattgtaattttattataattatatttttatttattaattttttatgataaaaataaccatattttcaattaatctaacaaacaatataaaaatattttaaaataattatatttaagaatatttaagcaaaataatttactaatatttttttatcatctctagccaaacataataattatctatagttatcaaattttatcaactataataattatttatacttaataatcttttgaataatttatctttaaattaatttttaaaatttgacaataaaatatttaaataatttattttcaaactaattttaaaattttcatgataaATATTACCTAAATTAACCCACCTATTAATGCAAGTAACACACATGCCCACCATGGAGCCATGCGTACCACACGTAGCCCACCGTATGTCTTCCACATACCAACCGTGATAGAACGGTAAATTGCCAATAAGCCCCTCTATATGTATTGTGCACGCtggtaaaattttataacaccCCACTCTCCATATTATGCGTGGTAACCTTAGTATCATGCGTACCTCGCTATGTGTATTACACGTTCCTATTATTTAAGCATGGTAAAATTATAATGACCCCCTACTACGTGTATTTTGTGTACATATATAACATATGATGGAATTTCAATAACTCTCGCTATGCGCGTTACACATGGTACGCATAAGTAATTACATTTAACGCCCCACCTTCATTGGTTTTGAGTATGTGTGATGCATACACTAGATTACACATCATGCATTTTGTAAAAATCACGGTCATGTCTAGTTTATTTATTACTCTATTCAAACGCTCTTTAATCATAATGTCATTCATACACAActtaaaacacaataattaattcaatctaaatctCCGACAAACCTTGAAATTgaaacttgatttaaaaatcTTGAAACACATATGTATAGCACCTCTAGTATCGATGCAAACATATAAATCTCTATAATACAAGgaataaaaagataaatctCTATATTGTAATAACAACTTTGTTTCCATTATGTATACAAATGTTACTTTAAATAGTCAAAGATCTATAACAAAGACTGTTGCAACAATGATGatagagtttaaaaatttttggaatgaatggaaatgagtcaaattttagttcatatATGAggataattttgtgatttttcaaattctaatatGTTGACTACAATGTTAAAACCCTATGGTTTAGGATTATTTTTGTGTTAATCCcttaaaatggttattttaattaataacaaaaaattaaggttattatttaaaataaccaCTTTTAAGATAACCACATGTTGGGGTTTGGTTGCTAATTGAACCAAGCAAGGCCAAGGCTCAATTGGTCAATccaaaaagtttaatttctgactaaatataatttgaacCTTAGGTGGACttggacaaaaaaatttgttcattAAATTTTCAAGCTTAGGCTTGGGCTTGGGCTTGGGCTTGAACATTAGGTTGTTCATGCCCAAGACCTAATAGAACATGAAAATTCATTATGGGTGAGTATACATTTGTGAGGTTCTCAAATCTACAAGGGATCGTAGGGGTGCTTTACAAGTCTTTAAAGTTATAGAACTAATATGAAACATGCTCAAAACAAGCCAGAAGTCTAAATAATTTGGATGAACTGAGTCtgaacaaaaaatataagaCCTAAAACTCAAACCTAGTTCAATAGATCCGATTGACAACTTAGTTGGggatgtaaataaatatataataaacttttgaAACTCTAAACCATATTGATCAACactaacatattt includes:
- the LOC123226248 gene encoding uncharacterized protein LOC123226248, coding for MGNAICSCFQQNSMRDSVKLVFWEGDTMILNGKHVAGEILYDSPGKMVCRADSFFIGHPLPALAVDDELMPGQTYFVLPIDRFTCNVLSASTLAAFNSSSSSSSTASRKRVTPMIEFDHHCCPFEYTKGENGRVFIKVVPEFIIRLIQRSKEFDHHEDGSSFPLLCSTPELKKHYDLLVGLRGQVWSPKLEPISEYKIRYSPCRFIGLKWKQQENAC